The stretch of DNA cctccaggCCGTCCCGTTCGCCTGCGGCGGCCGCAGCCCCCCGCAGCCGTGCTACAAGACAGTGACGGGCGTGCCGAGCTGGTGCGCGGGGGAGTTCATCCTGGCGCTCTTCGACGGCGTCAAGAACCACCCCATCAAGGAGTACTGCTGCGTGCAGCTCGCCTGCGTCGGCGAGACGACGTGCACCTCCGTGCTCCGCGGCGTCTGCCCGCCCCCGAAGCAGTATCTGCCGTGCCCGCCGCACCAATACACGTAGCCTATATACATACAAGCGTGCGTGTGTGTTATGTGATCTGCAAGTTGACCGTAATTTGTCGTACCTGGAGGTTGTGCGCGGAGCAGTAATAATCGATATGCAGTCCTTCAGTCTGGGGTTGGACGGGGCGCTCACTTTGTGGTTCTTGGTCTTTTACAACGGTCATGTAGCTAATAATTCAGGAAACAATAAAGCACAACCTTGAAGGTTCATCACAAGATAGCAGGCAACTAaatatagtactccctctgtactaaaatataagacgtttttgtaGTTCAAATTGAACTGCAAACATGTTGTATATATTGGTAAGGAGGTGGTAGTATAAAAGTCTGCGGGGATGTCACTCCTGTCCCGCTCCCTACTCGACAGCTAGCGGAGATGCATGGGAAGAAAATATTGTTGACATCCTCTGCAACCCACGCAATGGGCCTGGATGCCTGTGTTGCGAACTTGTATCGCTTGCACTCTGTTCTGAGAGGGAGCTCGTTTTGTTTTTAACTTACAACTACGTTCTGAACACTGAAGCAGAAACGTACTTGTTGACAATTGCTACTACAAACGTTATTTTCCATTGGTCAACAACTGCCCCAGACATATAATCTGCAACAAACGAACTAAATCACCAGGCCAGGAAAAGACGTTTGCCAAAATTTGGCAGCATTAAACCAAACGAGTTGCTCTTGCCAGGAACCCGGGATCAAACAAGCTCCAAGTTCCACACAGACTTGAAGGTAAAAATCACACAGATACAATGAAGGCGACAGTCGACAACGACCAAAACAAAACCACCACACTACATGATGAACTGCAACCATCTCATTACTTCCCtccataaagaaatataagagcgttagcgatctaaacgctcttatatatCTCTACAGAGGGAGTAACATTTAGTAGAACACGACGATTCAGACAACCATTTCAGTTAACATCTAGAACACGACGATTCATGCAACCATCTCAGTTTAACATCTAGAACGCAACGGTTCATGCAACCATTGTAACTGTACATGTACAACCTACTCACAACCCCCCTGCTATTCCTCCTAGACAGTGCAAAAAAGGAAGCCCAAATGCTTCCCACAGCAAAACTCTCTGCAGTTGGTACAAAATGAATTACAAAAATAGCTGGACGACAAACTGCTCATCCTTGTTTACAGCAAATCCGTCTAAGTTCATGGTATGGCCCTTGTTCCTTACATTCCACATTGCTAAGATGTTTATAACGACTTCTATAACCGACCATATATGTTCCTTGCAATCAACATTTTTCGCAACAATTTGCATCTGGACAGCATAGACGAAGCACTGCTGAAGGTTTTATCCTGTTGGTCCCCTTAAGCCCCAGCAAACCTTTCTAAAACCATGGAGTGAGGCATGCACGCTGAATAGTTCAAATATGCCCAGATACATCTTCCTGCTACAAGAAAGCGGCTTGTTCGCAGGTGCGCGTCGCCAAGTGAAATCTTGTTATGTGACAATCATCAAGACACCCGCAGGAACCTACTTCCGATGCTTCCTTTTTGCTTCAGTTCTTGGCctcttctcctcttcccactCTCTATCATGTGTTCTGCAATTTAACAAAGGATTGTTAGGGAAACAAATCGTATAGAAGCCATGAGTATATACATAAAAATAGATCTATACCAAAAATTGTGGCTGACATAGAAGCCATTACATAACTTTTTTACTTTTGTGCAGATTTAGAAAGAACATCAACCTATGTAATCATCTTCTGCAGCCTTATTTTTAATATATACCTTACTGCTGCTACATTTTTAAGGAAAGATATTAAGCCTACTCATATCAATGTGACAACAAATTTATAGCAAAAAGCTCAAGCTACACTAAACCAACAGAAAGATCAACACAAATTTAAAATACATATATGACAACACGAACAATCACACTGTTAAAATGTGCTTCCAATAGAAGAGTATATTGCATTGAACAAGAGTAAGCTTCGAGTACTCCCTATTTTTAAGTAGTACTCCCGACGGTCAGGTGTATAGGGCGTGCGCGTGTTCCTAGGTCCTCAATTTAATAACTTCCTAGGTCCTCAATTTAATATAActaataaaatatatgttatatgCCACCAAAAATATATATGTTTAGAAACTTTATTTGAAAACAAATCCGATGATACAGTTTTAGATATAACAAATGTTTCATCAGTCAAATTGAGAACCTAAAATCCCACCCCGACATTATAAACCCATGGTTTTCTGAGTCGCGCgacttgtcgcaactagtcgacGAGTCGCACTGCCAGGGTTGACTCAAACCCCTCGACTAGTCGAGACTAGTCACAACTCGTCGACCGGCCAGGCTCGACTCGTCGACGAGTCGTTCGACTTGAACAAGAGTAAGCTTCGAGTACTCCCTATTTTTAAGTAGTACTCCCGCCGGTCAGGTGTATAGGGCGTGCACGTGTTCCTAGTCCCTCAATTAActaataaaatatatgttatatgCCACCAAAAATATATATGTTTAGAAACTTTATTTGAAAACGAATCCGATGATACAGTTTTAGATATAACAAATGTTTCATCAGTCAAATTGAGAACCTAAAATCCACACCGACGTTATAAACCCATGGTTTTCTGAGTCGCGCGACTTGTCGTGACTAGTCGACGAGTCGCACTGCAAGGGTTGACTCAAACCCCTCGACTAGTCGAGACTAGTCACAACTCGTCGATCGGCCAGGCTCGACTCGTCGACGAGTCGCTACCCTTGAACTACTCGTCAACTCATCGACTCGAAAACCATGTATAAACCCGACCGGAGGGGGTACCAATTCTGCATAAACCAAACATTGACCTTGGTTTTGGTAGAGCTAGGATTTAACGGTGACGCCCATACGGCTAAAATTGGTCATAAATCTCATAGTTCTCCATCAATGGAAACAAATACTTTGGATGCTAGCAATTCTTGGTAAGGCATTACTCCATTGAACTGTCTGCGTCACGCAGCTATTGGTGTGCTAACAAAATGACAACTATTTAGTTATGTGTTTCTCTACATCATTATTGCACACGAGTATTTATGCTTTTCAGTTGTTAAACAACCTTCGAGGTAGCTTTCTAAATAGCGCTAGCTTGGGAACACAAGTGCTTAGTTACCAGCCATACCGTACCTAGCTAAGTGCATGACACCATGTTATCTATTAAAACTTATGAAGGTACAATGGTGAATTTCCTACATACTTTACCTGCATAACGACTTGTAACCTGGGAATGCAATCATTATTTTATTTGACTAAATATTTTTCTTCAATTTAGAAACAGGCATACTAGAAGAGGTTAAAGAAAAAATGTGCCACAATTTGCACAGGATATTGCAGTTTACGATCTTGTATGTGCAGAGCATCTGAAATTTAAGGGTTTTTTTGTAAAAGCGACGATTTTGCAACTTCGTTCAGTCGACGAAACTGATCCTTCCCAAACAGATTGTGTGTTTCACATGACAGCTAATAAGGTATAAAGAACACATTGCAAAGTGGAAACTTCATTGTTTCCTAAACTTACTGGTCAGCCTCTCTACGACTTGTCTTGCTTGTTGAATCCTTGGCATGCATCCTAGGAAGGTCATCAGCATGTGATGGCCGATGCTGTGAAATAGCACcctttctttctctctctcgtATTTCAAACTGTGAGTTACCAGGTCCAACGCTCGGAGGCTGTGGAGCAGAAGGCGCATATTCCCCAGCTTCCAAAGCAGACTGTTCTCTTTTGATCTTCCGCCGTTTGGATGCACTATTAGGATCACTATCTTCTTTCACAGTATTACCTTTGTCCCTATCCCTGTCATCTACCTGTAAAAATAACAAAGTATTAGAGATCAAGCAAGAATGTCCATTACGATCCCAAGAGTGATTGCATGCCAAGTCACATCATAAAAGCCATAGAACTGTTCAGTAGATGAATAAGTACAGAGCACAAGACACAGATCAACTTTTATAGATATAACTGAACTAGTGAGCAAATAAATGATCACAGATCACAGAAGAGTATTAGGGGGTAAAGAAAAGTTTACCTTGCTTGATGAAACATCCCTATCTTCACGCTTTCTATCCCGAAGATCTTCCTCTCTTCTGTGCTTCCCATCATCCTGCGAGAGCGGAGCATTCTCCTCCAAGTGCCACCTTTCTTTCTCATCACGCCTGGGAGACGACCGTTGGGTATGCCTGGTGCTGCCGCCCCTTCGGTCACTGTCTTCATCTCTTCGGTTAGCAGCGACTGATTGGGGTACAAAACTAGTTGGaagaggtggaggtggtggcaaGCTTTGCCCTCGGAAGCGTTCATCAGAAGTATGTGCTCGGTCTATGGGTTCATGCTTAACAGTATGTGCTCGGTCTATGGGTTCATTCTTAATAGTATATGCTCGATCTATGGGTTCATTCTTAATAGTATGTGCTCGATCTATGGGTTCATGCTTAATTTTGTTCCTCTCCTCCTTATTCCTGTCTTCTCTTCCTTTTTCAGGAACTCTGTCTTGCATCTTTTCAATAGAACGCTCTCTCCTTTCCAATGATCTGTCTGTTGGTCTTTCAACCACATCTTCTCCACGGCGCCTCTCAGACCGATCTGCTTTTTCTCTATGATCTCTGTCATATTTATCATCAAACTTTTCTTTTAATTTCTCTGTCCGAATTAGGTTTTGTTCCTCACTAGCACCTCTCTCATGATCCACAGAACGAAATTTATCTACTGATCGCGAGtccaattttttttctttttccgtATGGTGCTCTGGCAAGTCACCATCCCTGCCTTCAATCTCTCCTTTCCTTCGTTTACCTGTCCTCTCTTGTTCTTCAACAGGAACAGATCTTTTTTGCTGTTTCACGGTAGAATCAATCAAGTCAGCAGATTCACCTTCACCGGTGGGATTAGCTGTTCCACCGCTATGTGCAGCCAATACTGTTGATCTTTGGGAGGATGCAGATACCTTTCGTGGTGCCGGATGTACATTACCATTTGTGCCAACCAACGGACTAGTGGGATTAGTATCCAGCACACCATCAGCTGCCTGAGACAATACTTCTCTGTCAACAGGAATAGCAGAGGCTTGTTGATTAAGACCCCTGCTAGTAGATCTCCCAGGTTTTGCATCTTCCTTATCGTGCTTAGATACCTTTGCAGCATTTTGTACAGCACGCTTTTGTGGCGCTCTAGTCTGTTAATAAAAATGATTAGAACAATGGAAACCAAATGTCCAATACTAAAAGGCTGACTAATAACTGCTATGTTCCATGACATACTAAAGGACCATAAATGGAACAAGCGGATTTTGTGCTACCAAAAACACCTCAAGCTGTTGTTTTGAAATTTAAAACAAAAAATGTGTGTTTTGAAGTTCCATAAAATTCCTAAAATTTTACACGTAGAGATACACTTAGCGACTTGCAAAATTTTCTGAAAAAGGTACATCCATCTGCGGAAAACAAAGAAGAATGAAGGGCTAAAATAGAAATTATTTTTGCACCATTTATAGTGCGTGGGCAGTCCATAAAATGCTAATTTTGCACTAAAATGTACAAATACACATACTATTGCGATATGCACATTTTAGAAAGTTTTTGCGATCCCGAAACCCTTTTTGGAGTCAAGCTCACATGAGCTTTTCCTATAAATTACCCAATTGTTACCGTCCACATTATAAACTGAGAGGTACCTCAGGTTCTGCAGTAGGCTTCAAGACTTTAACTCCATCATCGGACAAAAGTTTTGGAGGTTCATCTACACCACGTGCAACCCCTGAACCTTTTCCTTGTGCAGAGGAAGATGGTATTTGACTATCAGATCCGTTTGTAGTCGAGGCATTCTTCTTATGAGCATCAGGCTTCATTGCATTTTCTGACCTTTCATGCCTACCCTCTACAGATTTTGCACGAACGCTATGATCTTTTGCTGTCGAGGGATCTGCATACTGATTTCCTGTAGGAGATCCAAGGAATAGTTATGCTCCAGTTAATCATAGTGGTTCTGGAAAAAAACTGTGTCTTCTACTTACCAGCAATAGGTTTTGCAGGCACTGGCTTCAGATCAAGGTGACCCATGCCAAACTCTTCTTCAGATACCCATGAACTCTGCATAATAGTCGGGAAATCCACACATGCATCTCATAATCATGCACAAAGGTCCCCTGATACGGAAAAAAGGCACCAGCAAAGAAGTGGTAACACTTACCTTGCGAGCTGCCAGAGCAGCAGCTACACCAGTGGCCAGTACTTTCAGATCTTCCCTTTCATCCCCCTTTAGCTTCGCAACCTGGTAAACATATTTGTGAGCAACAGCCCAGCAGCATATCATAAATGGTGACTAATGATGTATTTACCCTTTTCTCGATGTTGATACCGCTTTTTCGCATGACAGGAAAAATACTAGTTATCTTTGTGAGCACAATAAGGGCGTTTCTGATTTCCATATATTCTTTTGATTCCATACATTGATTAAGCACCTTGGTAATTCTTCCACTCCATTTCCAATGAACCTTTCAAAAGCACAGAAAAAAGATGTTCAAAAACATATGCAAAGAATGTAGCAGGAGAACAGCATAAAATTTTGGATATTAGAGATTCACTTGTGATTATTTGTTTTTGTTAATTCAATTCAGGTGACGTGAATAAAATGTAGAGAGCAAAGCAGCACATGGCAATAATAGATACTAGGATCCATGAAAGCATGCTGAATTTATACCTGGATTCAAGAAACAGAAATTTCACCAAGAAAAATGTACAGATGCTCACAAATAATAAGTATACGCAGTGGATCGTTTTGTACATGTACAAATACATATACACATCATTGAAACTTGCAGGTATTAACATTTTATTAAAAAGGTAGCCACTACACTACTGTTGCACAGCTCACATTTGACCAAATGTACAGCTCAATAAAGCCAACACGCCTAGCACATGCAGCAACAACTGCCACAACTGAAATTCTCTTCAAATAAAAAGGCTGCACGATAGGGCAGCACCACAATTCATGAACTGAGCGCCAACACGTTTGAATGAAAAAGAACACAGGGCCTGGTTATTAAGAGCAAGCTatcttgccacatttttgcaAATGTAACAAGCTGACAAACTATGAGTAGAAATATTTTATTCCTGAGGAAGCATCCATATCTAGGAACTAGCATGCTCACAGTCTCACACAACGTGCCCTTTCATGAGCACTGGAGACACCAGATTTAGATTGAATGAGAAGACAGTTTGTGAATTTGTGAAGGAGTTCATTTGCAAAATTGTGAATCCATTAAATAGTCCATCAAAATCTGGTGTGAAACAGTGCACACTAGAGTAGGAGTTGGCACCTAAACATGGTTTTGTGTATTAGTATATTCCTCACAGGATTAACTCCTGAGCTAAGACAGAACGAAATTTATTTTTATATGGTCATCTATGAAGCAACATAATAGATTTAATTTCTATGTTGATTACATGCCTAACAAGAAGCTTACTTGTGCACCAGATTGTGCTTTTATACTACAAAACGCCTCTAGGAACTCTTACGAACATACAACCGTACCATGCAACTTGAGTAAAATTTAGTCCTAAAATTTTAGTAATGGTGATCAAAGCACAGAACAGGCTTTCTATGTTGCGATCACCAGTTCTACAATTTTTAGGACTAAGCTGTACCAAGGAAATGACAAACATACAGAGCTTAATTATGCGTACAGAGcttaattatgtgacacacataACTTCAAGGAGTGTGTAAAGCATACTTTAACAAACTGAGGATAAGATACGCGTTGACTATTTGGAAATCTGAAGTATACAGCGAATCCCGGCTTATTTCCACATTCACGCTCATATACTGATTCGTCACTCTGCAAAAAGTTGTATTATGCAAACTCAGAAGCACTAAAACAACGTAATAACCATCAGGAAAGCTATGGCGAAGAGTGTATAGCACACTTGAATCAATAAGCTACCTTCCAATGGTAAGCCATCTTCAGGGTCTCATGAAGAAACCTTCCAAGCCTGCCAGCCTCATATTCGGTACAACAACAGATCATTGGCTGTAGTGTCTTGCAGATGAAAACATCTATATGATTCACCGTGTTGAAAAATGGAGTCCCAAGTGAATGCATCATCTGAACGAATGTAGCACAATACACAGCATCCTGCATGCTAAGAACACAGCGTGGATATATGCACCGCTGGAGAAATTCCATGTTGATCTTCAGTGCGTCCGGACTGGAACTAAGCCATTTATCCTTTTCACGGGTTAGTCTTTGGAGCACTGATATAACGTGCTGTTGATGCTTGTCAGATTCATTGTTCAATTTGTCCAGCAAATCTTGGATTCTCTCCTTGTCCTTCTTACGCCGTGATATTGCAATGCTAGAGTTATCTGAGTTATCTTCAAGTTGTTTGAGATTTTCATGCAGCTTCTTAATTTCCGCATCATAACGATCTTTTGGAAAATGAAGATCATACAGTGTTAAACCCCAGAAAGTAGCATACAATTCAGGTGAAAGACCGTTCCAGGCTTTTGCCGGCAAAATTGTTCGGATTGTGTTGAGAAGATCTGACCACCTGTAAGAAAACAGAATACAGCAAACTACATATGAATCAAACCTAAAATACTATCAATGAAGTTCAACCAAGTTCATTTAGAAACAGAAAAATTGAACCAAAGTTAACTTCAACGAGGCTTAAACAGTTAAAGTATAAGTTTCTAAAAGCAATCATTCTTAAGGCATAAGGTAGGTTCATTTTCTAGCCAATATTGGACAACTCATGGGCAACCAAAAGCTTTAATAAAAATTTGCCTAGCCAATTGTATGGTAGGGCTAAGTTGGCTGAAACCAAACATACCCATAGTAGCTAGTTCCCTACCAGCTTCCAAGGACACAAGATCTTCACTTATCTTTTAGCGGTAAACAGGAGAGGATCAATTCTCAGAAGTGTACTCCAATGTTCTAAAGGGTATATAATTTATCTGAACTTACCATCCTTAGTAATTTCCTTCTCAATTTATTTTCAACATAAACCCAAAAATGAAAATGGAATAACTAAGACGTGCTATTTTCATGCTCCCAGAAACACTTGTACCCTTCGTTTGGAAGAAGAAAAATCAAACAGTGTATTTGGAAGTTCCAACAAAAACTGAAAAGAAATCACACTACAATGTGTTCATTTGTGGTCTGCACAATAAATAAATGGACAATGGACTAAACTAGTACAGCAACTAAGTGCACAGAGTATTGCAATATTTCCATGTGAGAGTTTTTTGACAATATTTTGCAATGGATTTCGTTAGACATGTGTAGGTGAGCCAGGCGTTGTCTGTGATGACCCATACCATTGAATAGATGATTAAACGACTCTCCACAGATGTTCATAAAAGCTTACATGATTGACTTCTGAGATGAATCGCCATGCAAGATCATTTCATCATATGATACAGACTCCCCTTCTTCATTGTCATCCAGAGGCCAACAGGCCTCGCCACCGTTAGCGCTTTTGAAAAGCCTCATTACAGGCCGGTATATAAGAAAAGCAACCTATAATGAAGAAAATTGCTAAGATGATTACTTGAGTGGAGGCATGATAAAATTATGAAATCAGCTCGCACATTGAAAAAAAAGGAGTGCACAAGATATGAGTGCATTACGTCTGGCTCGATATGATATTTATAAACCAGATCTTCCAGCGGAGGTATTAGTTGAACATAGGTTGATGGAGCTACAGCACTTGAAAGAAACTCGGCATACTGAAGCAGTATTCCATGGCATCTATCAAACTGCTCGCTAACCATTTTGATATATGTGGCATCTGCATTTATTATAATCCTGAAAACAATAGCAACATTATCAAGTGTAAAAGAGCAATGCAAAGAGTAAGAACTTAATATGACAAGCTTTTAGGCTAAAACATGAACCCCAGAATGCAGATAATAAAGCTTTACATAATTGTTGCTTTCTGAATATTTTCTTCGACATATATTTCCTAAAAAGTAATTGCATGATTACAGAAATTCAGTAAAGAATTGCATTCAATTAGGATGCATCTATAATAACCATCAGTCTGTCACCTATATTAAATGAAGTCCACTTGGTCGAGAGAGCAGAACAAAATAAGGAGGGGGAAAGGGCACAAAGGATTTAGCAAGTTGAGACAAAATCTTACTTGGATCTGTGTTGGGCAATGAGCAGTAGTAGAGGAATTGCAAGTTTAGGTTCATCTTTTGGAAGCAAAGAATCCCTCAATTTGTTAGTAGACTTATTCAGGACCTATAAAAAAACGATTTGGTAAGCTGTTTATTTGACCTCATCATGAAATAGAGAAAAGGCCTTGATTCCTCGCAAAACCTTATAGTTCCGTGTTGATCCAAACAGCGAAGATTGAAGCCGCAATGTTTCACTTCCTGCCATAGCATCAACCTGTTCATCAGTCATGTTCTCAGTGTACTGTACATTTGCCATTTGCTGAATGAGTTCCTGCATGGTACATCAATTTAAACTTCAGATTCATACAATACTAAGGCAGCAAGAAAGTTTCGACATAGCCAACAAACCTCAAGTACAACAAGCTCAGTACCCAATCCTTTCTTCAGTTGATTAACTATGTATTGGAAGAGGCATTTAAGCTCCATGGAAAGATGCTTCTTGCAGCTGTTAAAGTTAATTGGTTCAGAATAGAAGCATAAAGATAAAATTAAAGACAATAGTAATATTGGGAAGGGACACACAAGCACCCCAGTGATTATAGAACTACTGCTTGCATTTTCATAGCATTAAGATTAAATGTGATTAACAAATAATAACAAGGATCTGGAGTCTTGGCAAATGGTGATATTTTATTGTACACTTCTGTAGACGCGATGTCAGAATGAGCAAACAAATGAGAGGGGAACTCAAGATTATGCACAAGATAATGGCAGGGGTCCTTAGTGGTAAAACAGAAGGTAAACCTCTAAATATTAGGTTGTAGATTGGTTACCTAATGCTGCATTAGCATGTCTAAAATCATTGTCGCGAGTGTTCGACATAATGTATAGCAAGCTTATCTAACGATGCAAGAATGCAAGTACAGAAATCTTTGTAACATTTATTCAAAAGAAATTGCATCCTGCGCAGATATTCGTTACATTTAGTTTGATGCTAACCACTACGACACAGAAAAATGTCAAAAGctcaaagcaaattttaaatagttATAGTACCAGATCATTGTTTGTTCTATAAAAGCCATATGACAAAAGCACTTAATATGCCTAATAAGAAGGAAGATACATGACTGAATGTCGCTGGATCATCAAGTTTAACTAAAGTACACCACATCATGTTTTGTGTAAATATAATATGATCACAGGCAGGAGTCAAAACTACATACAGGTGTCCCCAGAATGATGCCAGACACTGAAGCCAGTCTGACAGGTTAAGGCCGTCATCCTTTACTTTCTCACGACCACCTTGAGCCAACCGTTCGATTACAATATATTGCAAAATATCATATTCCACCTGTAAAAGAAGCACATTTAGACAACGGTGTAAACTTGACTTATAGAAACAATTCAAAGACACATGCAGAACAATTACAATCAACTCTAAAAAGGGCATGAGCATCTGTATAAAACATGCATCACATACGCAGCCAATACCTGAGTCAAGTATTTAAATGCATCCACAACTGGATTTATCATGTCCCTGTATGCTTCAACCTGAAAGTTGTGACAATGTATTGTAGAGGTAAAAAGATGAAAGAACTGAAGATAAAGCATAATTACACAAGTCAAGGAAGGATTGCAATTATAAAGGTGAGCTTCCAGAATCATTGAATTGTCATAATTAACAAATTAAAAATAATATATTCATAAATCATTTGGCCAGACTACTTCTACAAATCGGTTGCTTCATTAAGTGATGTGTAGCCATAAGGGGCATGTTCCCTCTGCACATGTACATAACTACATATACCATTCTATTACTAATAAGTAGCAGTAGGAGGCTCTTATGCTTTCTGGTCCAAAATGTAAATAAAAAAACACGCTCCATTGACATTAATCATTTGCAAAGACCCCCCCCCCAAATGTACATTTGCCACAACTGAGTCCTTAAAGGGATGGCACAGGGGTGCGTAGTGACAGTAGACCAGCATTTGAGGGCCTGCTGCAAGCTTATAGTTGATAAGGATCATACCCATTGGCAGATGTAGTGCACGGAGAGCTAATGTGGCCAGGGTTAAAACTACAGTATGCACTCTGTGAGTTCAGCATCTAGGCTAAAAACATAAAGAGCCGAATACAGTCCAAATGGAGCTGCCAGCAGATTTAACTGTTGGCCATCTCCAACATCAGAGAATTAATATTGCATGTTTCAGATATGACTGCAGTATTTATTATTGCTTTGAATATTGCATGTGCATTGTTGGTTCAAAATACCTGTTGGACAATTGTCCGAAGCACAGTCATTGGATTTGCATGGGCAAGTTTAGCCACCATGCGGCCAAGCTGCTTCAGATTTTCCTTGGCCAGCCGTTTTAAGAGCCGTCTGGTGTCCAGCTAATTGAGAAAATAAGGATGCTGGTGAATTTAAAACTCAAGATAAAATGGTAGGCGAAAGAAAGAAAACCCAGGCATGGAATAAGCAGGCAACCTTTGCTGTTTGCCTTGCAGCAAGGACAATTGGGTTTTGTTCAGTGTCCTTCTCCCACTCACCATACAAACGATAGCGCACCTAAACATGAACAGTGCCAGATTGATTAAAAAGGTAGTGCAGTACAACAAGTAACGACCAGGGAGCATGACAGACCTCATAAGGAAGAAGGGAAAGAACTCCCCATATCTCCATATCAACAGCAGGATTGGCAGGTATAAGCTGCAATGAAGGAAGCAAGCATGACCCAAGTGCTTCTTCAACCTGAGATTCTGGAGACATTACACCTGCTGTACGGGCTGATTCTTTTGACGAGGCATGATACACCTTTAACACTCTGCAAACCTGAAAATGAACACATCCAATGTGCTATTAAATAACAATATCCAAAAAAAATTGCCACTAGATTGCTCCAGGCGGAAGTGCATAATTGCAAGTAAAGGTGTTCATAGTCATATGACCTTTCCTAGTCTTGAGGATGGGATTGGGGGTGTTTGTGTGCTATGATTGTATAATAGTCAGTGATAACTGGTCATAATGGCTTTGTGTGCTAATCCGTGCAAATTTGGTGGTTGGTGCTAATCATTTCTTATCAGGTCTTCTGTTACTTGGAATTACTAATAATCATGTTAATTGGCATTTTGGGTGTGGGTCAGTACCATTAGCATGCTGAATTCAGGGAATCGATGCTAAATGTGCACTTAATTGTGTTACGAAAA from Triticum urartu cultivar G1812 chromosome 3, Tu2.1, whole genome shotgun sequence encodes:
- the LOC125549364 gene encoding uncharacterized protein LOC125549364; this translates as MALRQLCLCGLCVLLLLQAVPFACGGRSPPQPCYKTVTGVPSWCAGEFILALFDGVKNHPIKEYCCVQLACVGETTCTSVLRGVCPPPKQYLPCPPHQYT
- the LOC125546147 gene encoding THO complex subunit 2-like; protein product: MSPPLQAPDYKYVTEECLREWKGQSAAAFRLPDPVPRARFLYELCWAMVRGDLPPQKCQAALDSVVFVEEARQEESASVLADIVAHLGQDITISGEYRSRLVKMTKSLVESSLIVPRLLQERCEEEFLWEVELSKSKGQDLKAKEVRVNTRLLYQQTKFNLVREESEGYAKLVTLLCQVGSDLACQNASSATISIVKSLIGHFDLDPNRVFDIVLECFELYPDNSIFYQLIPLFPKSHAAQILGFKFQYYQQLDVNSPVPSGLFRIAALLVKSGLIDLDNLYAHLLPNDDEAFEHFGSFVSRKIDEATKIGKINLAATGKDLMDEEKQEITIDLYTALEMENDIIDERAPEIEKNQKLGLLLGFLSVHDWDHAQLLFERLAQLNPVEHVEICDALFRIVEKTISSAYSTYCQTHHKITRNIDTHMMDASSVSSPSYLVDLPKEFFQMLAACGPYLHRDTQLFQKVCRVLKVYHASSKESARTAGVMSPESQVEEALGSCLLPSLQLIPANPAVDMEIWGVLSLLPYEVRYRLYGEWEKDTEQNPIVLAARQTAKLDTRRLLKRLAKENLKQLGRMVAKLAHANPMTVLRTIVQQVEAYRDMINPVVDAFKYLTQVEYDILQYIVIERLAQGGREKVKDDGLNLSDWLQCLASFWGHLCKKHLSMELKCLFQYIVNQLKKGLGTELVVLEELIQQMANVQYTENMTDEQVDAMAGSETLRLQSSLFGSTRNYKVLNKSTNKLRDSLLPKDEPKLAIPLLLLIAQHRSKIIINADATYIKMVSEQFDRCHGILLQYAEFLSSAVAPSTYVQLIPPLEDLVYKYHIEPDVAFLIYRPVMRLFKSANGGEACWPLDDNEEGESVSYDEMILHGDSSQKSIMWSDLLNTIRTILPAKAWNGLSPELYATFWGLTLYDLHFPKDRYDAEIKKLHENLKQLEDNSDNSSIAISRRKKDKERIQDLLDKLNNESDKHQQHVISVLQRLTREKDKWLSSSPDALKINMEFLQRCIYPRCVLSMQDAVYCATFVQMMHSLGTPFFNTVNHIDVFICKTLQPMICCCTEYEAGRLGRFLHETLKMAYHWKSDESVYERECGNKPGFAVYFRFPNSQRVSYPQFVKVHWKWSGRITKVLNQCMESKEYMEIRNALIVLTKITSIFPVMRKSGINIEKRVAKLKGDEREDLKVLATGVAAALAARKSSWVSEEEFGMGHLDLKPVPAKPIAGNQYADPSTAKDHSVRAKSVEGRHERSENAMKPDAHKKNASTTNGSDSQIPSSSAQGKGSGVARGVDEPPKLLSDDGVKVLKPTAEPETRAPQKRAVQNAAKVSKHDKEDAKPGRSTSRGLNQQASAIPVDREVLSQAADGVLDTNPTSPLVGTNGNVHPAPRKVSASSQRSTVLAAHSGGTANPTGEGESADLIDSTVKQQKRSVPVEEQERTGKRRKGEIEGRDGDLPEHHTEKEKKLDSRSVDKFRSVDHERGASEEQNLIRTEKLKEKFDDKYDRDHREKADRSERRRGEDVVERPTDRSLERRERSIEKMQDRVPEKGREDRNKEERNKIKHEPIDRAHTIKNEPIDRAYTIKNEPIDRAHTVKHEPIDRAHTSDERFRGQSLPPPPPLPTSFVPQSVAANRRDEDSDRRGGSTRHTQRSSPRRDEKERWHLEENAPLSQDDGKHRREEDLRDRKREDRDVSSSKVDDRDRDKGNTVKEDSDPNSASKRRKIKREQSALEAGEYAPSAPQPPSVGPGNSQFEIRERERKGAISQHRPSHADDLPRMHAKDSTSKTSRREADQTHDREWEEEKRPRTEAKRKHRK